The following coding sequences are from one uncultured Desulfobacter sp. window:
- a CDS encoding YccF domain-containing protein translates to MTFLLNLLWFILGGGWAAGLLWIFTGCILMLTVVGIPFGWAAFRIAGFAAFPYGKTLVDARAVGEEVITGTTLANILWIVFAGIWLAISHIAAGISLCLTIIGIPFGFAHFRLAAVCFAPLGRRTVLI, encoded by the coding sequence ATGACCTTTTTGTTGAATCTGCTCTGGTTTATACTTGGCGGGGGATGGGCTGCCGGCCTTTTATGGATATTCACCGGATGCATCCTGATGCTTACTGTTGTGGGCATTCCCTTTGGCTGGGCCGCGTTCAGAATTGCAGGTTTTGCCGCTTTTCCCTACGGCAAAACCCTTGTGGATGCAAGAGCCGTGGGCGAAGAGGTGATCACCGGTACGACCCTGGCAAACATTTTGTGGATTGTCTTTGCTGGCATCTGGCTGGCCATTTCACACATTGCTGCCGGCATTTCCCTTTGTCTGACCATCATTGGCATTCCCTTCGGGTTCGCACATTTCCGACTGGCCGCCGTATGCTTTGCCCCATTAGGGAGACGTACGGTTTTAATTTGA
- a CDS encoding Hsp70 family protein has translation MIVDFQDKRYVVGIDLGTTNSAVSYADLTGIADNRAGGGIGKEIKVFRVPQLTGPGEFSPVPVLPSFLYIPGDYDVSKESLKHPWKKESDLFAGVFAREHGSQIPSRLVSSAKSWLCHSRADREAPILPWGSQNVDKISPVKATSEYLRHIRKAWNHWVKDEDLFLENQFTVITVPASFDEAAREYTLKAARDAGFSQNITLLEEPLAAFYAWVTRHEHDWQSHVKADDLILVCDVGGGTTDFTLISLKEAEGSPRFERVAVGDHLILGGDNIDLTLARYVASKFKQKANLTADQWKTLSYKCRAAKETLLLAGDRDGDDNRVRIVLRGEGRSLIANTLSADLEKDELEDILCNGFFPEVGASAANPKKSGKAIAEFGLPYEQEPAITRHIGWFLERHRDSVRANLGKEPIPDHILFNGGSLKPAVFQDKIRSAIGKWFACGEEGLPTVLDNSDPDLSVALGASYYGLVKQGIGVRVGSGSPRSYYIGIASDNAQCTDSTTCENVLCVVERGLDEGALIQLPQMEFEVVTNQPVLFSMFSSTFRSGDKTGDVFQVDDTLTPLPPLKTIIKFGKKGESKRIPVKVEAEYTEMGTLSMWCRSSVSSHRWKLQFQLREPQAGEAAAESEVYDDETVNKVRDLLTEAFSASSDKARLPSVVKNIEKLVETKRNKWPLSFLRSVADHLIENVKWREISPEHEIRWLNLTGFCIRPGFGDAFDEARMPKLWKVYLQRSQFPKAKQNAVEWWIFCRRIAGGLNAGQQRQFFQDVSSYLLTDSSAAKKVPKQEMTEVWMAAANMERLLVKDKVALAKKLIPQLKPGKTPHQMFWALSRLGARELLYGSVDRVVPAKEAENWTKRLIKISWNTKDQIAGALAQILRKTGDRTRDVSPETVQTMIPWLGQMNAPEKSLKMIQTVVPIESADEAAMFGESLPQGLILSSTPKKGE, from the coding sequence ATGATTGTGGATTTTCAAGATAAACGATACGTGGTCGGGATTGACCTGGGCACGACCAATTCGGCGGTATCCTACGCGGATCTGACGGGCATAGCCGACAATAGAGCCGGTGGCGGCATCGGCAAAGAGATAAAAGTTTTCAGGGTTCCCCAGTTAACCGGGCCGGGTGAGTTCTCCCCGGTTCCCGTGCTGCCCTCGTTTTTATATATCCCGGGGGACTACGATGTTTCCAAGGAGTCGCTGAAACATCCCTGGAAAAAAGAGAGTGATTTGTTTGCCGGTGTGTTTGCCAGGGAACATGGCTCACAGATCCCATCCCGGCTGGTGTCATCGGCCAAAAGCTGGCTGTGTCATTCCAGAGCCGATCGGGAAGCCCCGATTCTGCCCTGGGGTTCCCAGAATGTGGATAAAATATCCCCGGTCAAGGCCACCAGTGAATATTTAAGGCATATTCGAAAGGCTTGGAATCACTGGGTTAAAGACGAAGATCTGTTCCTTGAAAATCAATTTACGGTCATCACCGTACCGGCGTCGTTTGATGAAGCTGCCCGGGAATATACGCTCAAGGCCGCCAGGGATGCCGGATTCAGTCAAAATATCACCCTGCTCGAAGAGCCCCTTGCCGCGTTTTATGCCTGGGTGACGCGCCATGAGCATGACTGGCAGTCCCATGTCAAAGCTGATGATTTGATTCTTGTGTGCGATGTGGGCGGGGGCACCACCGACTTTACCCTGATCTCACTAAAAGAGGCCGAGGGCAGTCCCCGGTTTGAGCGGGTGGCGGTGGGGGATCACCTCATCCTCGGCGGCGACAATATCGACCTGACCCTGGCCCGGTATGTGGCATCAAAATTCAAGCAAAAAGCCAACCTTACGGCGGATCAGTGGAAAACACTGAGTTATAAATGCCGGGCCGCCAAAGAGACCCTTTTGCTGGCCGGCGATCGAGATGGTGATGACAACCGTGTGAGGATTGTGCTCAGAGGCGAGGGCCGTTCGCTTATTGCCAATACATTGTCTGCGGATCTGGAAAAAGACGAACTGGAAGATATCCTGTGCAACGGTTTTTTCCCCGAAGTAGGGGCAAGTGCCGCCAATCCCAAAAAATCCGGAAAGGCCATCGCCGAATTCGGGCTGCCATATGAACAGGAACCAGCCATCACCCGGCATATCGGATGGTTTTTAGAGCGCCATCGTGACAGTGTGCGAGCCAATTTAGGCAAAGAGCCCATACCCGATCATATTTTGTTTAACGGCGGATCACTTAAACCCGCTGTGTTCCAGGATAAAATCCGGTCCGCCATCGGGAAATGGTTCGCCTGCGGGGAGGAAGGCCTGCCCACAGTGCTGGACAATAGTGACCCCGATCTTTCTGTTGCCCTGGGTGCTTCCTACTATGGTCTTGTCAAGCAGGGCATTGGCGTGCGCGTGGGCAGCGGCAGTCCGAGAAGCTATTACATCGGCATCGCTTCGGATAACGCCCAGTGTACGGATAGCACCACCTGTGAAAACGTATTGTGCGTTGTTGAGCGTGGTCTGGATGAGGGGGCGTTGATCCAACTGCCCCAAATGGAATTTGAGGTCGTCACCAACCAGCCGGTTCTTTTTTCAATGTTCAGCTCCACGTTCAGATCCGGTGATAAAACCGGCGATGTGTTCCAGGTGGACGATACCCTGACCCCGCTGCCGCCGTTGAAAACCATCATTAAATTCGGGAAAAAGGGGGAGTCAAAGCGGATTCCGGTGAAGGTTGAGGCCGAGTACACCGAGATGGGCACCCTCTCCATGTGGTGCCGCTCAAGCGTCTCCTCCCATCGATGGAAACTCCAGTTTCAGTTGCGTGAACCCCAGGCCGGGGAAGCTGCCGCTGAAAGCGAAGTGTATGATGATGAGACGGTCAATAAGGTTCGTGATCTGCTGACCGAGGCCTTTTCAGCATCTTCGGACAAGGCCCGGTTGCCTTCTGTTGTGAAAAACATAGAAAAGCTCGTGGAAACAAAGCGAAATAAATGGCCGTTGTCTTTCCTTCGCAGCGTTGCAGACCATCTGATTGAAAATGTCAAATGGCGGGAAATCAGTCCGGAGCATGAAATTCGCTGGTTAAATTTGACCGGATTCTGTATTCGCCCCGGTTTCGGTGATGCCTTTGATGAGGCGCGTATGCCCAAACTGTGGAAGGTCTATCTGCAGCGAAGCCAATTTCCAAAAGCCAAGCAGAACGCCGTGGAGTGGTGGATATTCTGCCGCCGCATTGCAGGCGGATTGAACGCCGGTCAACAGCGGCAGTTTTTCCAGGATGTCTCCAGCTATCTATTAACGGATAGCAGCGCCGCCAAGAAAGTGCCCAAGCAGGAGATGACCGAAGTGTGGATGGCCGCAGCAAATATGGAACGACTGCTGGTAAAAGACAAGGTCGCTTTGGCAAAAAAACTTATCCCTCAACTAAAACCCGGTAAAACCCCCCACCAGATGTTTTGGGCACTGTCCAGACTTGGTGCCAGAGAGCTTCTTTATGGCTCTGTGGACCGGGTTGTGCCGGCAAAAGAGGCGGAGAACTGGACAAAACGGCTGATCAAGATCAGTTGGAACACCAAGGATCAGATCGCCGGTGCATTGGCCCAGATCCTGCGGAAAACAGGCGACCGAACCCGGGATGTCTCCCCGGAGACTGTTCAAACAATGATCCCGTGGCTTGGGCAGATGAATGCGCCTGAAAAGTCATTGAAGATGATTCAGACCGTTGTGCCAATTGAGTCGGCCGATGAGGCGGCCATGTTTGGCGAAAGCCTTCCCCAGGGCCTTATCCTCAGCAGTACCCCTAAAAAAGGTGAGTGA
- a CDS encoding pentapeptide repeat-containing protein has protein sequence MIPKAAVFSFSAVFQLNRQLNNLIFTFSTQRAYHFCHGHLGLEQGGFGVICPGRPCSRYVRLEKIMYFEEETFEQVDFSKNRHKKGAYEDCIFLNCDFSTSDISEFNFIDCEFNGCNFSMAKMNQTIFNNGKFMDCKMLGMAFESCDDLLLSISFYNCILNHSSFDGVNLKNTTFENSKLHDVDFTNADLYKSVFNNCDLHNATFINANLQESIFKASYNYVIDPDVNRIRKASFDLPGALGLLAKYDIKII, from the coding sequence TTGATACCTAAAGCCGCTGTTTTTAGTTTTTCTGCTGTTTTTCAATTGAATAGGCAATTAAATAACCTTATTTTCACGTTCAGCACTCAAAGAGCGTATCATTTCTGCCATGGTCATTTGGGCCTGGAACAGGGCGGTTTCGGGGTCATCTGCCCGGGCCGCCCCTGCTCCCGTTATGTGAGATTGGAAAAGATCATGTATTTTGAAGAAGAAACATTTGAACAAGTAGATTTTTCTAAAAACCGTCATAAAAAAGGGGCGTATGAGGATTGCATATTCTTAAACTGTGATTTTTCAACCTCGGACATCTCTGAATTTAATTTCATTGATTGTGAATTTAACGGATGCAATTTTAGTATGGCTAAAATGAATCAAACCATATTTAATAATGGCAAATTCATGGACTGCAAGATGCTTGGTATGGCATTTGAAAGCTGTGATGATCTGTTATTATCCATCAGTTTTTATAATTGCATTTTAAATCATTCTTCATTCGATGGCGTTAATTTGAAAAACACCACTTTTGAAAATTCAAAATTACATGATGTTGACTTTACAAATGCAGATTTATACAAGTCTGTTTTTAACAACTGTGATTTACACAATGCGACATTTATCAATGCAAACCTTCAAGAATCAATTTTTAAGGCTTCGTATAATTATGTTATTGATCCGGATGTAAATCGCATCCGAAAGGCGAGCTTTGATCTTCCTGGTGCATTAGGTTTATTAGCGAAGTACGATATAAAAATTATATAA
- a CDS encoding Hsp70 family protein encodes MKEGRYIVGIDLGTTNCVVAYSDMQAERAPREMAKIHIFRVPQLTGPGVVELRDSLPSFLYVKQGHEDDSSSLELPWQDDNAVTVAGEFARERGAEVPHKLISSAKSWLCNAAVDRETAILPWDTNKEIEKLSPVQASCALLRHIKNAWNHEMAEDDPDLYLENQSIYLTVPASFDAVARELTVKAANMAGLTEIVLIEEPQSAFYAWIDKAGDDWRDQVEKGDLVLVCDIGGGTSDFSLIEVDEDDEGHLNLERVAVGNHLLVGGDNLDLTLSYFLAAQLREKKQKLDNWQMRGLVHSCRKAKEKLFAAEGADEYPVTILGRGSSLIGGTIKATLKLMDIQQVVLDGFFPVCSLDEEPAKTSAAGMKEFGLSYESDPAITRHLAQFISSHTDAQGNPRLPTAVVFNGGVMKAPLIRERILDILNQWHAAAGSGEIRQINAVDFDLSVAWGASYYGQAARGEGIKIRGGLGMSYYMAIEAAMPAIPGLSMPTRALCIAPFGMEDGSQAESKDRLFNLVVGEKVTFDIMSSANRTDDQLGDVIDNWEDEGITELTAIETELEGTDQSVIPVTFEVKVTEIGTLEFWACARDDDRKWRLELNVRPKV; translated from the coding sequence GTGAAAGAGGGCCGATATATCGTTGGAATAGATCTTGGGACAACCAATTGCGTGGTGGCCTACTCAGACATGCAGGCTGAGAGAGCCCCCAGGGAAATGGCAAAGATACACATTTTCAGAGTGCCCCAGCTCACAGGTCCCGGGGTGGTTGAATTAAGAGACTCTCTTCCCTCGTTTCTTTATGTCAAACAAGGGCATGAAGACGACTCAAGTTCCCTGGAATTGCCGTGGCAGGATGACAATGCCGTCACTGTCGCCGGTGAGTTTGCCAGGGAGCGTGGTGCCGAAGTACCCCATAAACTCATCTCTTCGGCAAAGTCCTGGTTGTGCAATGCAGCGGTGGATCGGGAAACGGCCATTCTGCCCTGGGATACCAATAAAGAGATCGAAAAATTGTCCCCGGTCCAGGCGTCTTGTGCCCTGCTCAGGCACATAAAAAATGCCTGGAACCATGAAATGGCCGAGGATGATCCGGATCTGTACCTTGAAAACCAATCCATCTACCTGACGGTTCCGGCGTCCTTTGATGCCGTGGCCAGGGAACTGACGGTGAAGGCTGCCAATATGGCCGGTTTGACGGAGATTGTGCTCATCGAAGAGCCCCAGTCCGCCTTCTATGCCTGGATTGACAAAGCCGGCGATGACTGGCGGGATCAGGTGGAAAAAGGCGATCTGGTCCTGGTGTGTGATATCGGCGGCGGAACCAGTGATTTCAGTCTGATTGAGGTGGACGAGGATGATGAGGGTCATTTAAATCTTGAGCGTGTGGCGGTGGGCAATCACCTGCTGGTGGGTGGTGACAACCTGGATTTGACGCTCTCCTATTTTCTTGCGGCCCAGCTGCGGGAAAAGAAACAGAAACTGGACAACTGGCAGATGAGAGGGCTTGTTCATTCGTGCCGGAAGGCCAAAGAAAAATTGTTCGCCGCCGAAGGTGCCGATGAATACCCTGTAACCATTTTGGGCAGGGGCTCCAGCCTGATCGGCGGAACCATCAAAGCCACCCTGAAACTTATGGATATCCAGCAGGTGGTTCTGGACGGCTTTTTCCCGGTATGCAGCCTGGATGAGGAACCTGCCAAAACCAGCGCCGCAGGCATGAAAGAGTTTGGGCTTTCCTATGAATCCGATCCTGCTATCACCCGTCATCTGGCCCAGTTTATATCCTCCCATACCGATGCCCAGGGAAATCCCAGATTACCCACAGCCGTTGTATTTAACGGCGGGGTCATGAAGGCGCCGCTGATCAGAGAACGTATTCTGGATATACTCAATCAATGGCATGCGGCTGCCGGCAGTGGCGAGATCCGGCAGATCAATGCGGTGGATTTTGATCTTTCCGTGGCCTGGGGGGCTTCATATTACGGCCAGGCCGCCCGGGGAGAGGGTATTAAAATTCGCGGGGGGCTCGGGATGTCCTACTACATGGCCATTGAAGCGGCCATGCCTGCTATCCCTGGTCTATCCATGCCCACCCGGGCTCTTTGCATCGCTCCCTTCGGCATGGAAGACGGCAGCCAGGCCGAAAGCAAGGACCGTCTGTTTAATCTGGTGGTCGGTGAAAAAGTCACCTTTGATATCATGAGTTCCGCCAACCGGACAGATGATCAGCTCGGCGATGTGATTGATAATTGGGAGGATGAGGGCATCACGGAGTTGACCGCCATCGAAACGGAACTTGAAGGAACCGACCAGAGCGTTATACCTGTCACGTTTGAAGTCAAGGTGACCGAGATCGGCACCCTGGAATTTTGGGCCTGCGCACGGGATGATGATCGAAAATGGCGTTTGGAGCTCAATGTTAGACCCAAAGTGTAA
- a CDS encoding alpha/beta hydrolase, translating into MNRFAYFMSGYALRALSGLSRARITVHHKERIPDASVIFIANHFTRIETVFLPYHLHGITKKRVWSLAHADLFAGGLKSVLDLMGAISTKDPKRDYLITRTLLDGESSWIIFPEGRMVKNKKLVNDGRFEFPVDKLVHRPRSGAAVIALQSEFYRERLRRMKTRNPNEFERLIDWFEIKDPEKVLNQTTYMVPTNITYYPMRAKENLLSSLAQKFMENPSQQMMDELMTEGSMILSGVQVDIRFSNPIKIVDYFKNSFIESDLTSRRKIAFSRRMCSAPVIKEASQNLLQRFMADVYGMVTLNYDHIFACLVKYMPPSSRGIDPYDLRCRAYLAITGNVIMAAGRCVHNDFHDNQIHLLTDDRNNRFAAFLDTALDTGVLYQRNGRLFKRQEKFEADVGFQGVRMNNPLYVVANEVEPLQDIVMFIKSIAEKSADDIARQIRHGLADKVLKDYDRDYDKFDSPQQIFEKEAGKPVLLDPGKGKPGILLIHNYLACPKEMRPLADFLTSLGYTVFVPRLKGHGTTSENLSQTSYKDWIDSVEEGYVILKDRTPSVFAGGFFTGAGLALELASRIPEIAGVFAVAPPLNVKDAGWRSFTAGEFWQRMLQKAWFVEGNDKENGEADTCSICYRQNPGKGMKALEALIKHLEKRLGFVAAPILFLQSGKQFHSNTANADKLFKLVRSTRKDFFFFNTDCHNILSGCESARVHRSIADFLTLVEQEIYQSMGK; encoded by the coding sequence ATGAATCGATTTGCATATTTTATGTCCGGATATGCCCTCAGGGCATTATCCGGGCTTTCCAGGGCCCGGATAACCGTTCATCACAAAGAACGGATTCCAGATGCCTCCGTCATTTTTATCGCCAACCATTTCACCCGGATTGAAACCGTATTTTTGCCGTATCACCTCCACGGCATAACAAAAAAAAGAGTATGGTCCCTGGCCCATGCCGATCTTTTTGCCGGCGGCTTAAAAAGTGTTCTTGATCTCATGGGTGCCATCTCCACCAAAGATCCCAAGCGCGATTATCTGATTACCAGAACCCTTTTGGACGGCGAATCTTCCTGGATTATTTTCCCCGAAGGCAGAATGGTAAAAAATAAAAAGCTGGTGAATGACGGCAGGTTTGAGTTTCCGGTGGATAAGCTAGTTCACCGGCCCCGTTCCGGGGCGGCCGTGATTGCACTTCAAAGTGAATTTTACCGGGAGCGGCTGCGGCGGATGAAAACCAGGAATCCCAATGAGTTTGAACGCCTCATCGACTGGTTTGAAATTAAGGACCCGGAAAAAGTTTTAAATCAAACCACCTACATGGTGCCCACGAATATCACCTATTATCCCATGCGGGCCAAAGAGAACCTGCTTTCATCCCTTGCCCAGAAGTTCATGGAAAATCCCTCCCAGCAGATGATGGATGAACTGATGACCGAAGGCAGCATGATTTTATCCGGGGTCCAGGTTGATATTCGTTTTTCAAATCCCATTAAAATTGTCGATTATTTTAAAAACTCATTTATTGAAAGCGATTTGACGTCAAGGCGCAAAATTGCGTTCAGCAGACGGATGTGCTCGGCCCCGGTTATCAAAGAGGCCAGTCAAAATTTGCTCCAAAGATTCATGGCCGATGTTTACGGCATGGTCACCCTGAACTATGACCATATTTTTGCCTGCCTGGTCAAGTATATGCCGCCGTCATCCCGGGGAATTGATCCCTATGATTTAAGGTGCAGGGCCTATCTGGCGATTACCGGAAACGTTATCATGGCGGCTGGCCGTTGTGTTCACAACGATTTTCATGATAACCAGATTCATCTGCTGACCGACGATAGAAATAACCGTTTTGCCGCATTCCTCGACACCGCCCTGGATACCGGCGTGCTTTATCAACGAAATGGCCGATTGTTTAAAAGGCAGGAGAAATTTGAAGCCGATGTTGGTTTCCAGGGTGTGAGGATGAACAACCCGTTGTATGTGGTGGCCAATGAGGTTGAGCCGCTCCAGGATATCGTGATGTTTATCAAGTCCATTGCTGAAAAAAGCGCCGATGACATTGCGCGGCAGATTCGTCACGGCCTGGCGGATAAAGTTTTAAAAGATTATGATCGTGATTACGACAAATTTGACTCCCCACAGCAAATATTTGAAAAAGAGGCCGGCAAACCTGTGCTTTTGGATCCGGGGAAAGGCAAACCCGGTATCCTTTTGATTCACAATTACCTGGCCTGCCCCAAAGAGATGAGGCCGTTGGCCGATTTTTTAACTTCCCTGGGCTACACGGTTTTTGTGCCGCGGCTCAAAGGGCACGGCACCACATCTGAAAATTTGTCCCAAACAAGCTATAAAGACTGGATTGACAGTGTGGAAGAGGGGTATGTTATTTTAAAAGACAGGACACCGTCGGTCTTTGCCGGTGGCTTTTTTACCGGTGCCGGGCTTGCCCTTGAGCTTGCCTCCCGGATACCGGAAATTGCCGGTGTGTTTGCCGTTGCCCCGCCGTTGAACGTTAAAGATGCAGGGTGGCGGTCATTTACCGCCGGTGAGTTCTGGCAGCGTATGCTGCAAAAAGCCTGGTTTGTTGAAGGCAATGACAAAGAGAACGGTGAGGCGGATACCTGTTCAATCTGCTACCGGCAAAATCCGGGCAAGGGCATGAAAGCCCTTGAAGCATTAATAAAGCACCTGGAAAAAAGATTAGGGTTTGTCGCGGCGCCCATATTGTTTTTGCAGTCCGGCAAACAGTTTCACAGCAATACGGCCAATGCGGATAAATTGTTTAAGCTTGTACGGTCGACCCGGAAAGATTTCTTTTTCTTTAACACGGATTGTCATAATATTCTATCGGGCTGTGAATCCGCCCGGGTTCACCGATCTATAGCCGATTTTTTAACTCTGGTCGAACAAGAGATCTACCAGTCTATGGGGAAATAA
- a CDS encoding DUF2231 domain-containing protein, protein MFDMVYELLSKVGFTHPLHPAFTHIPMGMVMGAVIFRFASFLPKLKMLAKTGYHCVILGLLGLFPTALTGIMDWQYRYGGEWEGLIIIKMILAVVLGIALIVVMIKDDPENPKLNWMTGLYFILILMAVGLGYSGGDLVFG, encoded by the coding sequence ATGTTTGACATGGTCTATGAACTTTTGAGCAAAGTTGGATTTACCCATCCGCTTCATCCCGCCTTTACCCATATTCCCATGGGAATGGTTATGGGTGCGGTGATTTTTCGGTTCGCTTCATTCTTACCCAAACTGAAGATGCTGGCAAAAACAGGATATCACTGTGTAATTCTGGGATTGCTGGGATTGTTTCCAACGGCACTGACAGGGATCATGGACTGGCAGTACCGGTATGGCGGTGAGTGGGAAGGTTTAATCATAATAAAAATGATCCTGGCGGTGGTCTTAGGCATTGCCCTGATCGTTGTCATGATCAAGGATGATCCTGAGAATCCTAAATTGAACTGGATGACGGGGCTTTATTTTATATTAATTCTGATGGCTGTGGGATTAGGATACTCCGGCGGCGATTTGGTTTTTGGTTAA
- a CDS encoding DUF2760 domain-containing protein: MNATKAYASKSFTVVVLFMLVISAGVSAAIFFGLKKLALIFAPGSEVIITIPGVNQTFTIQNLADLANLFETAVTQYIAYISIFAVLVFFVLGLILWFLLKSSAGAVFKDLDARPVGKKDGDGPKKKDFVEKKLEQERQKRLFLHFISVLQREGRLLDFFAEELSVYDDDQIGAAVRSIQEDCKKSVDKYLALGPVIDKEEGDTVEVEPGFDPNAITLTGNVSGEPPFTGVLRHRGWKASKNEVPKLSDVQDASIVAPAEVEVE; this comes from the coding sequence GTGAACGCAACAAAGGCATATGCATCTAAATCATTTACTGTTGTTGTACTGTTTATGCTGGTCATCAGTGCCGGGGTCAGTGCTGCAATTTTTTTCGGGCTGAAAAAACTGGCGCTCATCTTTGCCCCGGGGTCTGAGGTCATTATTACCATTCCAGGTGTTAATCAGACATTTACCATTCAAAATCTGGCCGATCTGGCGAACCTTTTTGAAACGGCCGTAACCCAGTATATTGCCTACATAAGTATATTCGCAGTCCTTGTTTTTTTTGTTTTGGGTCTTATTCTTTGGTTCCTTTTGAAATCAAGTGCAGGGGCCGTGTTTAAAGACCTTGATGCCAGGCCTGTCGGTAAAAAAGATGGTGACGGCCCAAAGAAAAAGGATTTTGTGGAAAAAAAATTGGAACAGGAACGTCAAAAAAGACTTTTTCTGCATTTCATCTCTGTACTTCAAAGGGAAGGGCGCCTGCTCGATTTTTTTGCCGAAGAGTTGTCTGTGTATGATGACGATCAGATTGGCGCGGCCGTAAGAAGCATTCAGGAAGACTGTAAGAAAAGTGTTGATAAGTATCTGGCTTTGGGGCCGGTCATTGATAAAGAAGAAGGGGATACCGTTGAGGTTGAACCCGGCTTTGATCCCAATGCCATCACACTTACGGGCAATGTGTCCGGTGAGCCGCCCTTTACAGGGGTGTTAAGGCATCGGGGCTGGAAGGCTTCAAAAAATGAGGTGCCTAAACTGTCGGATGTGCAGGATGCCTCCATTGTTGCCCCTGCAGAAGTTGAAGTTGAATAG
- a CDS encoding SDR family oxidoreductase: MEPHCREQSVPEDEKRIFEDVGRCIKVLETLADRSELLAQLSESDRIALTKAAGKISRPDKAEIKKRNKDKKRQKRLAVVAKERRMRAQTGIRKAREASVFTAPAQLEGPALETADTEEYLESPRNCYVCKAEFTRLHHFYDSMCPDCAALNYQKRFQTASLEGQVAVITGSRLKIGYQATVMMLKAGARVIATTRFPKDSAQRFSKEPDFDQWGHRLHIYGLDLRHIPSVELFCDYIKQTYKRLDILINNAAQTVRRPPGFYAHLMETEQKDVSALSPKAAPLLDHYQECVAQVTTDIPGGTGEENGLPVSWSGTAPGIGLHQSAQLSQIPYAYDHSIDAPQVFPQQKLDADLQQVDLRKTNSWRLKLGEIETAEMLEIQLVNNVAPFVLCNRLAEMMKSDFTGQKHIVNVSAMEGKFLRFKKGSRHPHTNMAKAALNMLTHTAAEDLAKYGIYMNAVDTGWVTDEDPAQLARLKEDRHDFQPPLDIVDGAARVCDPFFYGILTGKHWCGKFLKDYFPIDW, from the coding sequence GTGGAACCCCATTGCCGGGAACAGAGTGTCCCGGAAGATGAAAAGCGGATATTTGAAGATGTTGGCCGGTGCATCAAGGTGCTGGAAACCCTGGCGGACCGGTCTGAACTTTTGGCACAACTGTCCGAATCGGACCGCATTGCGCTGACCAAGGCCGCCGGAAAAATATCGCGGCCGGACAAAGCGGAAATAAAAAAACGCAACAAAGATAAAAAGCGGCAAAAGCGTCTTGCCGTTGTGGCCAAAGAGCGGCGGATGAGAGCACAGACAGGCATCAGAAAAGCCCGAGAGGCATCCGTGTTCACAGCACCGGCCCAACTTGAAGGCCCTGCCCTTGAAACCGCCGATACAGAAGAGTACCTAGAGTCCCCCCGCAACTGTTATGTGTGCAAAGCTGAATTTACACGGCTCCACCATTTCTATGACAGCATGTGTCCAGACTGTGCAGCACTCAACTACCAGAAGCGTTTCCAGACCGCGTCCCTTGAAGGGCAGGTCGCCGTTATCACAGGCTCCAGGCTTAAAATCGGATACCAGGCCACGGTGATGATGCTCAAAGCAGGCGCCCGGGTCATTGCCACCACACGGTTCCCCAAGGATTCGGCCCAGCGGTTTTCCAAAGAACCCGATTTTGACCAATGGGGGCACAGGCTCCATATCTACGGACTGGATCTGCGTCATATTCCCAGCGTGGAGTTATTTTGTGATTATATCAAGCAGACATACAAACGCCTGGATATCTTAATCAATAATGCGGCCCAGACCGTTCGGCGACCGCCTGGATTTTATGCCCACCTGATGGAAACCGAACAAAAAGATGTTTCAGCCTTGTCCCCAAAGGCAGCCCCGCTTTTGGATCATTACCAGGAGTGCGTGGCCCAGGTGACCACAGATATCCCCGGTGGTACAGGAGAAGAAAACGGGTTGCCGGTCTCCTGGAGCGGCACGGCCCCCGGCATCGGGTTGCACCAATCGGCCCAGCTTTCCCAGATTCCCTATGCTTACGACCACAGTATTGATGCGCCCCAGGTGTTTCCCCAACAAAAGCTGGATGCCGATCTCCAGCAGGTTGATCTTCGCAAAACCAACTCCTGGCGATTGAAGCTCGGGGAAATTGAAACCGCAGAGATGCTTGAAATTCAGCTGGTCAATAATGTGGCGCCCTTTGTGCTGTGCAACCGACTGGCCGAGATGATGAAATCGGATTTTACCGGTCAAAAACACATTGTCAATGTCTCGGCCATGGAGGGCAAATTTCTGCGCTTTAAAAAGGGGAGCCGTCACCCCCATACCAACATGGCCAAAGCCGCATTGAACATGCTCACCCACACGGCGGCCGAGGATCTTGCCAAATACGGCATTTATATGAATGCTGTGGATACCGGCTGGGTCACGGATGAGGACCCGGCACAGCTGGCCAGATTAAAAGAGGATCGACACGATTTCCAGCCGCCGTTGGATATTGTGGACGGAGCGGCCCGGGTCTGCGACCCGTTTTTTTACGGGATTTTAACCGGAAAACATTGGTGCGGAAAATTTCTAAAGGATTATTTCCCCATAGACTGGTAG